Proteins encoded within one genomic window of Humulus lupulus chromosome 1, drHumLupu1.1, whole genome shotgun sequence:
- the LOC133814229 gene encoding uncharacterized protein LOC133814229 — MSLKEKDVKKLVTLDLLQMVSLVPCEQDLVVESTTGENDTPGQSTEGTEQMTDRHSPGPSPLSRRPGDLVIREPDPQHSDMFRDCVASKRKIGDGRGSTPPQKIQKVVPPSQGRQPGGPTTLPPLTPSSLPPSASLTPTHQGSSSELFRAVSDLGKGLLEDIGRDASTLQSLDSYPRLSVEVVLKRGLAQLMKSLVTIGHAQLRAVDYKELIKVQDDQLVEARSKLEQAERTIAERDESLKKQAQNNASLTTQLEKQSLDIKELVRDNERLISENEELKQEKELDLIRFEEASFDCFYKVWKLNKPLNLDCFPKEAQAEDLARCEARAAEEAVTLLHSPQPALLYHFEREEQLMQRRESINPLEELACDSLL; from the exons atgagtcttaAAGAGAAGGATGTAAAAAAGTTGGTCACGCTGGACCTTCTCCAGATGGTGAGTCTGGTGCCATGTGAGCAGGATCTggtggtggaaagtaccaccggggagaacgacACGCCTGGTCAGTCTACCGAGGGCACAGAGCAAATGACTGATCGGCATTCTCCTGGGCCTTCTCCGCTTTCCCGTAGACCTGGTGACTTAGTCATTAGAGAGCCTGATCCTCAGC attcagacatgttcagagattgcgttgcttcaaagaggaaaatTGGTGATGGACGTGGCTCTACGCCTccacagaagattcagaaggtagtaCCGCCAAGTCAAGGGAGGCAACCTGGGGGACCAACTACACTTCCGCCATTGACCCCCTCTTCCCTTCCtccttctgcgagcctaactcctactcaccagggtagttcgagtgagctttttcgtgctgttagcgacctgggcaaggggcttcttgaggatattggccgtgatgcatcgacgcttcaaagcctagactcctaccctcgacttagtgtcgaagttgtcttgaagagaggactcgctcaattgatgaag tcacttgtcaccattggtcaTGCTCAGCTTCGAGCCGTAGATTACAAGGAGCTGATCAAGGTGCaggacgatcaactggtggaggccaggtccaagctggagcaagcagagagaactatagctgaacgggacgagtctctcaaaaagcaggctcaaaacaatgcttccttgacaactcaattggagaagcaatccctcgatattaaagagttagttcgagacaatgagaggttgattagcgagaacgaagagctgaagcaagaaaaagagcttgacttgattcgctttgaggaggccagttttgactgcttctataaggtctggaagctgaacaagcctcttaaTCTTGATTGTTTCCCCAAGGAGGCCCAAGCAGAGGAtcttgccagatgtgaagcaagAGCCGCTGAAGAAGCTGTCACCCTCCTGCACTCGCCCCAACCTGCTCTGCTATATCATTTCGAGCGAGAGGAGCAGTTGATGCAGAGGAGGGAGTCGATCAACCCTCTAGAGGAGCTCGCCTGTGACTCCCTCTTATAG
- the LOC133814245 gene encoding uncharacterized protein LOC133814245 produces the protein MVMCIITISFMLDGCSMPARCKLDGTSFFTLHVVLDGYSIPTRCKLDGSTVYVFVSYNGVWEMHGRKWYFKDAEGEVIPVENDVTYLQLLDILHETFQVGREVYELKLEVPYVCGEQPFAPVQLKNDRQILTVVGD, from the exons atggtaatgtgcattatcaCTATTTCATTCATGCTCGATGGAtgttcgatgcctgctcgatgcaagctcgatggcacatcattttttacgttgcatgttgtgctcgatggttactcgatacctactcgatgcaagctcgatg gttctactgtttacgtatttgtttcttacaacggtgtttgggaaatgcatggtaggaaatggtattttaaggatgctgaaggtgaagtgataccagtagagaatgatgtcacttacttgcaactacttgacatactgcacgagacatttcaggtgggtagagaggtgtatgaattgaaactcgaggtTCCATACGTATGCGGCGAGCAACCATTTGCACCGGTTCAATTGAAGAATGATCgtcaa atccTGACTGTTGTTGGAGACTGA